A part of Candida albicans SC5314 chromosome 2, complete sequence genomic DNA contains:
- a CDS encoding uncharacterized protein (Plasma membrane-localized protein of unknown function), translated as MALYYNLVFGLLVFEMIFFGVLSLPYPRKIRRSILSTVSAPFKNEQFQIAIKCILGFVLVLFIDSVNRVYAVTTELHSSTASPGSTAVVDRSEVQARRFYAQRNMYLCGFTLFLTLILTRTYSLVAELIATKDKVDDLKSTETVTEDSATVAKLKKELAQKDEDLEILKNQAKSLSSEYEDVSELKERK; from the coding sequence ATGGctttatattataatttagtATTTGGTTTATTGGTATTTGAAATGATCTTTTTTGGGGTCCTTTCATTGCCTTATCCTAGAAAAATTAGGAGATCAATTTTAAGTACTGTATCAGCCCCTTTCAAAAAtgaacaatttcaaattgcCATCAAATGTATTCTTGGGTTTGTATTGGTGTTGTTCATTGATTCGGTCAACAGAGTTTATGCTGTAACAACAGAATTGCATTCATCCACTGCCAGCCCTGGCTCAactgctgttgttgatcGTTCTGAAGTGCAAGCTAGAAGATTCTATGCTCAAAGAAACATGTACCTTTGTGGTTTCACCTTGTTTTTGACTTTGATTTTGACAAGAACTTACTCATTAGTTGCAGAATTAATTGCTACCAAAGATAAAGTGGACGACTTAAAGTCTACTGAAACTGTTACTGAAGACTCTGCAACCGTTGccaaattgaagaaagaattgGCACAgaaagatgaagatttggaaattttgaaaaaccaAGCCAAAAGCTTATCTAGTGAATATGAAGATGTTTCCgaattgaaagaaagaaaataa
- a CDS encoding uncharacterized protein (Ortholog(s) have Rab GTPase binding, Ras guanyl-nucleotide exchange factor activity, phosphatidylinositol binding activity) translates to MVMNIDVIEPLDRIRISSNEIKNNKISAIYKHSVDQANEQQQLFVGLTNGDLLIYNAVKDTFLEESGQVSSADTRTISVSSAISISTHSSYQDIKRLFRGHENRSYKLANMFSNITKDGSSINKIESLPISPTKLIILITTLNSLEIFEIVGNHINQIYHVPDSKNSLSFYVLYNDRRLFFVGTKKKLTIFQIINKSRNIFQFNKLKEVVMKDKIRSIDKFDEDSIIIGLVNNYVICEFADFGVSSLAIEKNDNMLSQGTSFSYFGLSSSTPVMWTIQISDDLFLLVKDTQIVKIDRRNGPSMILSSIKLSGIPIEVLFIYPIYLFVVYPKKIEIVDVTSGDLIQKLGHSINSGHSSIILTNSVISIASGADILQFNILPFQAQIDQFLSISGKGTLGNIKDPRNDLKYMGIEKAITLVSNIDDANSLFNDAKNKLMKLRYLYSLKATLLFESYSKYHEALVDISSEWLVSFADVLNLFPAFINGQLRSKDVTSDGNENKKNSSLNVIKRITVEELELNNYSESEYDTDNTTKKGMALKQPHGQSVKAQNIRKFIKAVNNLIIYLTDQRRILSTFMDKDVLTWKNIEINPSDIYPEFDGNLETVATVIDTSLFLCYFYCKPMLLGPLLRLPNNYCDSKIVNECLLSNIHNHVQQRNSKQPNFIKELLDFYYTRSLHEEALEMLYKLAHDEGTIEHSNEDDNKFDDFIKGPDLTIQYLRKLTDDNLYLVLKYSSWVIDQDKNAARPIFMNDSYECESYDNTKVLQFLCKKDQDLGIMYLEWLLFASDISESLKKSKLYSQLETKLCLLYLKQLKSGKHQNDYYNKLLEILKTSQTFEPWSILKEMPTTQDKFLRLTIYIYKKLGEHEKSIDVLFNQLNDLDAAMEYCLEIYNRQQSSSLGSSLFYKLLEDLLMNYHENCELIVRLLSEHGAKIPILKTLSVLPRSFPMHKLKTFFTIEIKNTDEQVKDSHLVSQLYKVGSTNLQYKVMTLQNEGYKIGSSKQPCAICNKRLGYSVFTITKDHEVVHYGCAQSRKK, encoded by the coding sequence ATGGTAATGAATATAGATGTGATAGAGCCTTTGGATAGAATAagaatttcttcaaatgaGATTAAGAATAACAAGATATCTGCCATTTACAAACATAGTGTGGACCAAGCGAATGAGCAACAGCAGCTTTTTGTTGGATTGACTAATGGAGATTTACTAATATATAATGCTGTTAAAGACACATTTTTGGAGGAATCGGGCCAAGTATCACTGGCTGATACAAGAACAATACTGGTCTCAAGCGctatttcaatatcaacacACTCGTCATATCAGGATATTAAGCGATTGTTTCGTGGTCATGAGAATCGTAGCTACAAACTAGCCAATATGTTTAGTAATATAACTAAGGATGGGTCGagtatcaacaaaattgaatcattgCCTATATCCCCtacaaaattgattatacTTATAACGACATTAAATTCCCTCGagatatttgaaattgtggGGAATCACATAAATCAGATATACCATGTTCCTGATAGTAAGAACTCATTGAGTTTTTATGTCCTTTATAATGATCGGAGACTATTTTTTGTGGggacaaagaaaaagttaactatatttcaaatcattaataaatcCAGAAACATATTTCagtttaataaattgaaggAAGTTGTGATGAAAGACAAAATACGATCAATAGACAAGTTTGATGAGGATTCGATAATCATTGGTCTTGTAAATAACTATGTGATTTGTGAATTTGCTGACTTTGGTGTGTCTTCGTTggcaattgaaaaaaacgATAATATGCTTAGTCAAGGAACCTCTTTCAGCTACTTTGGTTTGTCGTCATCCACTCCGGTGATGTGGACGATACAAATAAGTGATGATCTATTTTTGTTGGTGAAGGATACGcaaattgttaaaattgATAGACGAAATGGACCAAGCATGATTTTGTCATCAATCAAACTATCTGGAATCCCCATTGaagttttatttatttatccgatttatttatttgttgtgTATCCTAAGAAGATAGAAATTGTGGATGTTACAAGTGGAGATTTAATTCAAAAGTTAGGTCATAGCATAAACTCTGGTCATTCCAGCATTATTTTAACGAATTCAGTAATCAGCATAGCTTCTGGAGCTGACATATTACAATTCAATATCTTGCCATTCCAAGCTCAGATAGATCAATTTTTGAGTATTTCAGGTAAGGGAACACTTGGGAATATCAAGGATCCTCGCAATGACTTGAAATATATGGGGATTGAAAAAGCCATAACTCTTGTTTCCAATATTGATGACGCTAATTCTTTGTTCAATGATgcgaaaaataaattgatgaaattaagGTATTTGTACTCTTTGAAAGCAACGTTGTTATTTGAATCGTACTCGAAATATCATGAGGCTTTGGTGGATATATCTTCAGAATGGCTAGTCTCTTTTGCTGATGTATTAAACTTGTTTCCAGCATTTATTAATGGCCAACTAAGATCAAAAGATGTAACTAGCGAtggaaatgaaaataaaaagaattcttctttgaatGTAATCAAGCGTATTACAGTTGAAGAACTCGAACTCAATAACTATTCAGAATCAGAATATGATACCGATAACACGACAAAAAAAGGTATGGCGTTGAAGCAACCACATGGACAATCAGTAAAAGCTCAAAATATCagaaaattcattaaagCTGTAAATAACTTGATAATATATCTTACTGATCAACGACGGATTTTGTCAACCTTCATGGACAAAGACGTTTTAACTtggaaaaatattgaaattaatccAAGTGATATTTATCCTGAATTTGATGGTAATTTAGAGACAGTGGCTACTGTGATTGACACATCATTATTCTTgtgttatttttattgCAAGCCGATGTTGTTGGGTCCATTATTAAGATTACCAAATAATTACTGTGATTCCAAAATAGTGAATGAGTGTTTATTGAGCAATATCCATAACCATGTTCAACAACGCAACTCCAAACAGCCTAATTTTATCAAGGAATTGcttgatttttattataCAAGAAGCTTACATGAAGAAGCCTTGGAAATGTTGTACAAATTGGCTCATGATGAAGGTACGATTGAGCACTCAAACGAAGATgacaataaatttgatgattttataAAAGGACCTGATTTGACTATCCAGTATTTACGAAAATTGACGGACGACAATTTGTATTTGGTATTGAAATATTCAAGTTGGGTGATTGACCAAGACAAAAACGCTGCCCGCCCAATTTTCATGAATGACTCGTATGAATGTGAAAGCTACGATAACACTAAAGTATTACAATTTCTATGCAAAAAGGATCAAGATTTGGGAATTATGTATTTGGAGTGGTTACTTTTTGCTAGTGATATTTCTGagagtttgaaaaaatcaaaattgtaCCTGCAACTTGAGACAAAGTTGTGTTTATTGTATTTGAAGCAATTGAAGAGTGGGAAGCATCAAAACGATTATtacaataaattattagagaTTTTAAAAACATCTCAAACTTTTGAACCATGGCTGATTTTGAAGGAAATGCCAACCACTCAAGATAAGTTTTTAAGATTGACTATTTACATATACAAGAAGTTGGGGGAGCATGAAAAATCGATTGATGTTTTATTTAAccaattgaatgatttggACGCTGCAATGGAATACTGTCTCGAGATATATAACAGACAACAGAGCTCGTCTTTGGGATCGAGTTTATTTTATAAACTATTAGAGGActtgttgatgaattatcATGAAAACTGTGAATTAATCGTGAGATTATTATCAGAACACGGTGCCAAGATTCCAATCTTAAAGACATTATCTGTGCTACCCAGGTCGTTTCCAATGCATAAGCTAAAGACATTTTTCACaatagaaattaaaaacacCGATGAACAAGTCAAAGATAGCCATTTGGTGTCACAATTATACAAGGTTGGGTCAACTAATCTACAGTATAAAGTAATGACTCTTCAGAATGAGGGATATAAAATTGGTTCTAGTAAACAACCTTGTGCAATATGTAACAAACGATTGGGATACAGTGTTTTCACAATAACCAAAGACCATGAAGTAGTTCACTATGGATGTGCTCAAAGtcgaaaaaaataa
- a CDS encoding tRNA dihydrouridine synthase (Protein of unknown function): MITPEKRTLDEPEVGSESKKPNNSTHVKGVAAIKAEYLVPTSSLTVVEYDDDEAEGGDREGESKPRNKKKQKGQNHKRDLKQKKDIIKLCPSLIDPEDDRICQVGADKCRFHHDIASYLESKPQDIDGICPVFEALGYCPTGIKCRWLKSHYNPETSKLIKDGDKMETAKTTNYEVNHIDKDQKMEMQKKKYFFKISQPVIKYLDSRIQNEANLAKQKEERKDNEASYVEAPFTIAEKKKLYLRNAKIVSPLTTVGNLPYRRLMKTLGADVTYSEMALSVPLIQGHNPEWALPKAHVSEYPGFGVQIASSKHWAAAKAAEAIYRNTTHVSELNLNCGCPIDLLYKQGQGSALLDQPSKLLRILSGMNASSGDIPVTVKIRTGIKEGKNTAVNLVSRVLEEGNAAAITLHGRSRQQRYSKEADWNYIAEVGTVVKNWNEQQKEDKEGRDRDPVYFVGNGDVYSHEDWYEHVNTDGIDSVMVARGALIKPWIFEEVEAQQYLDKSSSERLDILGKFAKYAIEHWGSDEYGVGLSRRFMCEFLSFTHRYIPVGIMERLPPKLNERPPKWVGRNDLETLLASTDYKDWIKITEMFLGKATDDFQFTPKHKSNAYENK; the protein is encoded by the coding sequence ATGATAACTCCAGAGAAAAGGACATTGGACGAACCTGAAGTTGGATCAGAATCCAAGAAACCAAACAATTCGACTCATGTAAAGGGGGTAGCAGCCATCAAAGCAGAATATTTGGTACCTACATCTTCATTAACTGTTGTTGAAtacgatgatgatgaagcTGAAGGTGGAGATAGAGAAGGTGAATCCAAGCCAAGAaataagaagaaacaaaagGGACAAAACCACAAACgtgatttgaaacaaaagaaggatattattaaattatgtCCATCTTTGATTGATCCAGAAGATGATAGAATTTGTCAAGTAGGTGCAGACAAATGCCGCTTTCATCATGATATTGCTTCATACTTGGAATCTAAACCACAAGACATTGACGGTATATGTCCAGTTTTTGAAGCTCTTGGTTATTGTCCAACCGGGATAAAATGTAGATGGTTGAAATCACATTACAATCCAGAAACCTCcaaattgatcaaagaTGGAGACAAAATGGAAACTGCTAAAACCACTAACTATGAAGTCAATCATATCGATAAAGATCAAAAGATGGAAAtgcagaagaagaaatattttttcaagatTTCACAGCCAGTAATTAAATACTTGGATTCTCGAATTCAAAACGAAGCAAATTTGGCCAAACAAAAGGAAGAACGTAAAGATAATGAAGCTAGTTATGTGGAAGCACCTTTCACGATTgcagaaaaaaagaaactttaTTTACGTAATGCCAAAATTGTTTCTCCATTAACAACAGTTGGTAATTTGCCTTACCGTCGTTTAATGAAAACTTTAGGTGCCGATGTTACCTATTCTGAAATGGCACTTTCAGTTCCGTTGATCCAAGGACATAATCCTGAGTGGGCGTTACCAAAAGCACATGTAAGTGAGTATCCAGGGTTTGGTGTTCAAATTGCTAGTTCCAAACATTGGGCTGCTGCTAAAGCTGCCGAGGCAATCTATAGAAATACAACTCATGTATcggaattgaatttgaactGTGGTTGtccaattgatttgttgtaTAAGCAAGGACAAGGTTCTGCATTATTGGATCAACCATCGAAATTGTTGCGTATTTTAAGTGGTATGAATGCTTCGTCGGGGGATATTCCAGTCACAGTTAAAATAAGAACTGGGATTAAAGAAGGCAAAAACACTGCTGTTAATTTAGTATCAAGAGTATTGGAAGAAGGAAACGCTGCTGCTATAACATTACACGGTCGTTCTCGACAACAACGTTATTCCAAAGAAGCTGACTGGAATTACATTGCCGAAGTGGGTACTGTTGTCAAGAACTGGAATGAACAACAGAAAGAAGACAAAGAAGGTAGAGACAGAGATCCAGtttattttgttggtaATGGTGATGTATATTCTCACGAAGATTGGTATGAGCACGTTAATACTGACGGAATTGATTCTGTAATGGTGGCTAGAGGTGCCTTGATCAAACCATGGATCtttgaagaagttgaagcACAGCAGTACTTAGACAAGTCATCAAGTGAAAGATTAGACATTTTAGGAAAATTTGCCAAATATGCAATTGAACATTGGGGTTCTGACGAGTACGGTGTTGGATTATCAAGAAGATTCATGTGTGAATTTTTAAGTTTTACACATAGATATATCCCAGTTGGTATCATGGAAAGATTACCACCTAAATTGAACGAGAGACCACCGAAATGGGTTGGTAGAAACGACTTGGAAACCTTACTTGCCTCTACTGATTACAAAGATTGGATTAAGATCACTGAAATGTTTTTAGGGAAAGCAACAgatgattttcaattcactCCTAAACATAAAAGTAACGCCtatgaaaataaataa
- the ECM3 gene encoding putative ATPase (Ortholog(s) have endoplasmic reticulum localization): MSDSSSLDLGLVIYSAVKPIFKIYFIIAIGFYLAKRNILSVSTCRDISDTVVTAIMPCLIFNNIVSNLKSSDIKNIGIIIFTSALLFTFGGLLAYGIHIITKSPKRWLGGLISVGIFPNISDLPIAYLQTFAKGGVIFTTAQGEKGVAYVCIFLMAMVMCQFSFGLFRLIEYDFRDELKVDEEHKVCSDSESSTRNQPEHEKVNNSSPVGVGADKSRTTQNGSNSDSDSIISQAVASDRLDIEEEEEDQHNQFLKTRAEQAHKSRSGSSSVHSEGSAVRRRTSNASELSVPYTITSVLSRTSDLRRQRSQNVQDVINEYSEFDALRSNEVQRTRTATSEIAIEPSVKAESKVKNYLKQLYKNVTTPSSLSLIISIAIAMAPPLKALFVNSNFYMPNAPDELPPLSFIIDFTSYVGAASVPLGLILLGTTLARLQVKKMPPGFWKTALLITIARLIIIPIFGVGVTTGFYKGGWYGSDILVRFVSVLEFGLPNATSLVYFTAFYTDPLSEEHLQMDCLAICLICQYAILWITLPFLTTFTLKVSMGL; the protein is encoded by the coding sequence ATGTCGGACTCATCATCTCTAGATTTGGGTTTAGTCATATATTCAGCAGTCAAACCAATcttcaaaatatatttcattataGCCATTGGGTTTTATCTAGCTAAACGAAATATTCTATCAGTTTCAACATGTCGGGACATTTCGGACACTGTCGTCACGGCAATTATGCCATGTTTGATCTTCAATAATATTGTCagtaatttgaaatcatctGATATCAAGAATATAGGGATAATTATTTTCACTTCAGCATTACTATTCACATTTGGAGGGTTGTTAGCATATGGAATTCATATAATTACTAAATCACCCAAAAGATGGTTAGGTGGGTTAATATCGGTAGGTATTTTTCCTAACATTAGTGATTTACCTATTGCCTATTTGCAAACTTTTGCTAAAGGTGGAGTAATCTTCACAACTGCACAGGGTGAAAAAGGAGTGGCTTATGTTTGTATATTTTTGATGGCTATGGTAATGTGCCAGTTTTCATTTGGTTTATTTAGGCTTATTGAGTACGACTTCCGAGATGAGTTGAAAGTTGACGAGGAACATAAAGTATGCAGTGATTCAGAAAGCAGTACCAGAAACCAACCTGAACACGAAAAAGTCAACAATTCTAGTCCTGTTGGTGTTGGGGCTGATAAATCTCGGACAACACAAAATGGTTCAAATTCTGATTCTGATTCCATAATTAGTCAGGCAGTTGCCTCAGATCGATTAGATAtcgaagaagaagaagaagatcaACATAACCAATTCCTCAAGACAAGAGCAGAACAAGCCCATAAGTCCAGGAGCGGACTGTCTTCTGTCCACAGTGAAGGGTCAGCTGTAAGACGCCGTACATCAAATGCATCTGAACTAAGTGTTCCATATACCATCACTCTGGTGCTTTCTAGGACAAGTGATTTGCGAAGACAAAGATCTCAGAATGTCCAGGATGTCATTAACGAGTACTCTGAATTTGATGCATTACGAAGCAACGAGGTACAAAGGACCAGAACTGCCACATCAGAAATTGCTATTGAACCCTCAGTAAAGGCTGAATCCAAAgttaaaaattatttgaagcAATTGTACAAGAATGTCACTACACCATCGTCtctttcattaattatatcaatAGCCATTGCAATGGCTCCACCACTCAAAGCATTGTTTGTCAACTCAAATTTCTATATGCCAAATGCTCCTGATGAACTCCCCCCCttatcatttattattgactTTACCAGTTATGTTGGTGCTGCATCTGTTCCCTTAGGGTTGATATTATTAGGTACAACATTGGCCAGATTGcaagtgaaaaaaatgCCTCCAGGCTTTTGGAAAACTGCATTGCTAATCACTATTGCCAGATTAATTATCATCCCAATATTTGGTGTCGGCGTCACAACTGGGTTCTATAAAGGTGGTTGGTATGGTAGTGATATTTTGGTGAGATTTGTTAGTGTTTTAGAATTTGGATTACCAAATGCTACTTCTTTGGTATATTTTACTGCATTCTACACAGACCCATTAAGTGAGGAACATTTACAAATGGATTGTTTGgcaatttgtttgatttgtcAATATGCCATCTTATGGATTACATTACCCTTTTTAACAACTTTTACATTGAAAGTGTCAATGGGATTGTAG
- the UTP21 gene encoding rRNA-processing protein (Putative U3 snoRNP protein; Hap43-induce; physically interacts with TAP-tagged Nop1; Spider biofilm induced), whose translation MTETVIEKKRKVDLNASGITKQPKASKIFSPFRVLGNVTDSTPFAMGTLGSTFYAVTSVGRSFQIYDLATLHLLFVSQTQTPSRITSLAAHHHYVYASYGDRIGIFRRGRLEHELVCEGNSTVNQLLVFGEYLIATTLEGDIFVFRKTEGKKFPTELYTTIRIINSLVEGEIVGLIHPPTYLNKVIVATTQSVFVINVRTGKLLYKSRELQFEGEKISSIEAAPVLDVIAVGTSNGNVFLFNIKKGKVLGQKIITSGTESSSKVASISFRTDGAPHLVAGLNNGDLYFYDLDKKSRVHVLRNAHKETHGGVANAKFLNGQPIVLSNGGDNHLKEFVFDPNLTTSNSSIVPPPRHLRSRGGHSAPPVAIEFPQEDKTHFLLSASRDKTFWTFSLRKDAQAQEMSQRLQKSKDGKRQAGQVVSMREKFPEIISISSSYAREGDWENIITAHKDETFARTWDSRNKRVGRHLLNTIDGGIVKSVCVSQCGNFGLVGSSSGGIGSYNLQSGLLRKKYVLHKQAVTGLAIDGMNRKMVSCGLDGIVGFYDFGKSVYLGKLQLEAPITSMIYHKSSDLVACALDDLSIVVIDVTTQKVIRILYGHTNRISGMDFSPDGRWIVSVALDSTLRTWDLPTGGCIDGVILPIVATAVKFSPIGDILATTHVSGNGVSLWTNRAQFKPVSTRHVEEDEFSTILLPNASGDGGSTMLDGFLDEDSNEDGTIDEQYTSAAQIDASLITLSSEPRSKFNTLLHLDTIKQQSKPKEAPKKPENAPFFLQLTGQAVGDRASVAEGKTSEQTNNTVEETNSKLRKLDTNGNHAFESEFTKLLREAGESGQFERFLTYLLNLSPAVLDLEIRSLNSFVPLTEMTNFIQALNAGLKSNANYEIWETLYAMFFNIHGDVIHQFENETSLHEALEEYRQLNDEKNNKMDSLVKYCASIVSFIS comes from the coding sequence ATGACGGAAACTGTgatagaaaagaaaagaaaggtTGATTTAAATGCCTCAGGTATTACAAAACAACCAAAAGCTTCTAAAATCTTCAGTCCATTCAGAGTTTTAGGGAATGTTACAGACTCAACTCCTTTTGCCATGGGGACATTAGGTTCAACATTTTATGCTGTCACTTCTGTTGGCAGATCTTTCCAAATTTATGACTTGGCTACATTacatttattgtttgtttccCAAACTCAAACTCCTTCAAGAATTACAAGTTTGGCTGCACACCATCACTATGTCTATGCATCTTATGGTGATCGTATTGGTATTTTTAGACGTGGTAGATTAGAGCATGAATTGGTTTGTGAAGGGAACTCTACAGTTAACCAATTATTAGTATTTGGAGAATACCTTATTGCTACCACATTAGAAGGTGATATTTTCGTATTTAGAAAAACTGAAGGAAAGAAATTCCCAACTGAATTATACACTACAATCAgaataattaattctttAGTTGAAGGAGAAATTGTGGGATTAATTCATCCACCTACGTATTTAAATAAAGTAATTGTTGCTACTACTCAATCTGTGTTTGTTATAAATGTGAGAACTGGCAAATTATTATACAAATCCCGGGAATTACAATTCGAAGGCGAAAAGATTTCATCAATCGAAGCTGCTCCAGTTTTGGATGTAATTGCTGTTGGTACATCTAATGGAAAtgtatttttattcaaCATTAAAAAGGGGAAAGTGTTGGgccaaaaaattattacttCTGGAACTGAATCTTCTTCGAAAGTTGCCTCGATCTCTTTTAGAACAGATGGAGCACCTCATTTGGTTGCTGGTTTGAATAACGGGGACTTATATTTCTACGATTTAGACAAGAAATCACGTGTTCATGTTTTGAGAAATGCCCATAAAGAGACTCATGGGGGTGTTGCAAACGCCAAATTTTTGAATGGTCAACCAATAGTATTATCAAATGGTGGTGATAATCATTTGaaagaatttgtttttgatcCTAATTTAACCACTTCGAATTCATCCATTGTTCCTCCTCCAAGACATCTCAGATCTAGAGGTGGGCATTCAGCACCACCAGTAGCTATTGAATTTCCTCAAGAAGATAAAACCCATTTTTTATTGAGTGCTTCTAGAGATAAAACATTTTGGACATTCTCTTTGAGAAAAGATGCTCAAGCACAGGAAATGTCTCAAAGATTGCAAAAATCTAAGGATGGTAAAAGACAGGCTGGACAAGTTGTTTCTATGAGAGAGAAATTCCCAGAAATCATTTCCATTTCATCCTCTTATGCCAGAGAAGGTGATTGGGAAAATATCATAACCGCCCACAAGGATGAAACTTTTGCGAGAACATGGGattcaagaaataaaaGAGTCGGTAGACATTTGTTAAACACTATTGATGGTGGCATTGTGAAATCTGTATGTGTGTCTCAGTGTGGTAATTTTGGTTTAGTGGGATCATCACTGGGTGGTATTGGATCATACAACCTTCAAAGTGGATTGTTGCGTAAAAAATATGTTTTACATAAACAAGCTGTCACCGGTTTAGCAATTGATGGAATGAATAGAAAAATGGTTAGTTGTGGTTTAGATGGAATTGTGGGATTCTATGATTTTGGAAAGTCTGTCTATTTAGGCAAATTACAACTTGAAGCACCTATAACATCCATGATATATCACAAACTGTCTGATCTTGTTGCTTGTGCCTTGGATGATTTGTCCATAGTTGTTATTGACGTGACTACTCAAAAAGTCATAAGAATATTATATGGTCATACCAACAGAATTTCAGGAATGGATTTCTCGCCTGATGGGAGATGGATAGTTTCAGTTGCATTGGACTCCACTTTGCGAACTTGGGACTTGCCAACTGGTGGTTGTATTGATGGGGTGATTTTACCAATTGTGGCAACTGCAGTTAAATTTTCTCCTATTGGTGATATCTTAGCGACAACACATGTCTCTGGAAATGGTGTATCCTTATGGACTAATCGTGCCCAGTTCAAGCCTGTGTCCACCAGACAcgtagaagaagatgagTTTTCAACTATTTTATTACCAAATGCTTCTGGAGATGGCGGTTCAACAATGCTAGACGGGTTTTTGGACGAGGATTCTAATGAAGACGGCACTATTGATGAACAGTATACATCTGCTGCTCAAATTGATGCATCCTTGATTACTTTATCATCAGAGCCAAGATCAAAATTCAACACTTTATTGCATTTGGATACCATTAAACAACAAAGCAAACCGAAAGAAGCACCTAAAAAACCAGAAAATGCacctttctttttacaATTGACTGGACAAGCAGTTGGTGATAGGGCATCGGTTGCTGAAGGCAAAACTTCagaacaaacaaataacaCTGTTGAAGAAACCAACAGCAAATTGCGTAAATTGGATACAAACGGTAACCACGCATTTGAAAGTGAATTCACAAAACTATTAAGGGAAGCTGGAGAGAGTGGacaatttgaaagattttTGACTTACTTACTTAACTTATCTCCTGCTGTATTGGACTTGGAAATTAGATCACTTAATTCATTTGTTCCATTGACTGAAATGacaaattttattcaaGCTTTAAATGCTGGTTTGAAATCAAACGCAAATTATGAAATATGGGAAACTTTATATGCCATGTTTTTCAACATACATGGTGATGTTATCCATCagtttgaaaatgaaactaGTCTTCATGAAGCTTTGGAAGAATACAGACAgttaaatgatgaaaagAATAACAAAATGGATTCTTTAGTGAAATATTGTGCTAGTATCGTAAGTTTTATTAGTTAG